The following proteins come from a genomic window of Actinomycetota bacterium:
- a CDS encoding SelB C-terminal domain-containing protein: DAASAAVAQEESARTALVAILDRQGLSPVGVSELASEAGVSADVARKVLTLLALDKTVVRISSEMHFMRSTIAAARATLTAHIEAHGPSSAADLRDALGVSRKYAIPLLEYFDAQGLTRREGDLRVLRKA, from the coding sequence GACGCCGCCAGCGCCGCCGTCGCCCAGGAGGAGTCCGCACGCACGGCCCTCGTCGCGATTCTCGACCGCCAAGGACTGTCGCCCGTAGGCGTCAGCGAACTTGCATCCGAAGCGGGCGTGAGCGCCGATGTCGCACGCAAGGTGCTCACGTTGCTCGCGCTCGACAAGACCGTCGTTCGCATCTCGTCGGAGATGCACTTCATGCGGTCGACCATCGCCGCCGCCCGAGCCACTCTCACGGCGCACATCGAAGCGCACGGGCCGTCCTCGGCAGCGGATCTACGCGATGCGCTGGGCGTAAGCCGCAAGTACGCGATCCCGCTGCTCGAGTACTTCGATGCGCAGGGGCTGACCAGGCGCGAGGGCGATCTGCGGGTGCTCCGAAAGGCCTAG